One segment of Thermococcus profundus DNA contains the following:
- a CDS encoding S9 family peptidase produces the protein MSSIEWNEETFSKFAYLGDPRVRGSKVAYVLTKVNVKEDKYESTIVVEDLETGARSFIENASMPRISPDDKKLAFIRSNEEKKESEIWVADLGTLSAKKVLSAKNIRSVQWNDDSRRLLVVGFKRRDDEDFVFDDDVPVWFDNMGFLDGEKTTFWILDTESEEILEEFEKPRFSSGIWHGDTIVVNVPHREGSKPALFKFWDIYLWKDCEEEKLFERVSFEAVDSDGKTILLRGKREKKFMSEHDWLYLWDGELKPVYEGPLDTGSAKLDNGKVYFTVPDAGRVNLYLWDGEAKPIIVGDHWIMGFDVHDGRVALLIETATRLRELYLYDGELKQLTDYNGPIFEKLKTFEPRPFRFKSKDLEIDGWYIKPELKDDEKAPVIVFVHGGPKGMYGHYFKYEMQLMASKGYYVLFVNPRGSDGYDEDFALRVLERTGLEDFEDIMTGIEEFLKLEPQADRERVGITGISYGGFMTNWAVTQSDLFKAGISENGISYWLTSHAFSDIGLWYDVEVIGANPLENENYRKLSPLFYAKNVKAPLLLIHSLEDYRCPLDQSLMFYNVLRDMGKEAYIAIFKRGAHGHSIRGKPKHRAKRYKLFVEFFERKLKKYEEGFDVEEILKS, from the coding sequence ATGAGCAGTATCGAATGGAATGAGGAGACCTTTTCTAAGTTTGCCTACCTCGGCGACCCGAGGGTAAGGGGAAGCAAAGTTGCCTACGTTCTGACGAAGGTCAACGTGAAGGAGGACAAGTACGAGAGCACCATCGTTGTTGAAGACCTTGAAACCGGCGCCAGGAGTTTTATCGAGAACGCCTCGATGCCGAGGATTTCTCCCGATGACAAAAAGCTCGCCTTCATACGCTCCAACGAGGAGAAGAAGGAGAGCGAGATATGGGTTGCCGACTTGGGAACCCTCAGCGCGAAGAAAGTCCTCTCGGCAAAAAACATCCGCTCGGTCCAGTGGAACGACGACTCGAGGAGACTCCTCGTTGTGGGCTTCAAGAGGAGGGACGACGAGGACTTTGTATTTGATGACGACGTTCCAGTATGGTTCGACAACATGGGCTTCCTCGATGGCGAGAAAACAACCTTCTGGATACTCGACACTGAAAGTGAAGAAATCCTTGAGGAGTTCGAGAAGCCGCGCTTTTCCAGTGGCATATGGCACGGCGATACCATTGTTGTCAACGTCCCGCACAGGGAGGGAAGCAAGCCGGCCCTCTTCAAGTTCTGGGACATCTACCTCTGGAAGGACTGTGAGGAGGAAAAGCTCTTCGAGAGGGTATCCTTTGAGGCAGTTGACTCCGACGGAAAAACCATCCTCCTCCGCGGGAAGAGGGAGAAGAAGTTCATGAGCGAGCACGACTGGCTTTACCTCTGGGACGGTGAACTCAAACCAGTCTACGAAGGCCCGCTTGACACCGGAAGTGCGAAGCTCGATAACGGTAAGGTCTACTTCACCGTTCCTGATGCCGGCAGGGTGAACCTCTATCTCTGGGATGGAGAAGCTAAACCCATCATCGTGGGAGACCACTGGATAATGGGCTTCGACGTTCACGATGGCAGAGTTGCCCTCCTCATCGAGACGGCCACACGCTTAAGGGAGCTGTACCTCTACGACGGCGAGCTGAAGCAGCTGACCGACTACAACGGGCCTATCTTTGAAAAGCTGAAGACCTTTGAGCCGAGACCCTTCAGGTTTAAGAGCAAGGACCTCGAGATAGACGGCTGGTACATCAAGCCCGAACTAAAAGATGACGAGAAGGCTCCGGTAATAGTCTTCGTCCACGGCGGGCCGAAGGGAATGTACGGCCACTACTTCAAGTACGAGATGCAGCTGATGGCGAGCAAGGGATATTATGTGCTCTTCGTGAACCCGCGTGGGAGCGACGGCTACGATGAGGACTTTGCCTTGAGAGTTCTCGAAAGGACTGGCTTGGAAGATTTCGAGGACATAATGACCGGAATAGAGGAGTTCCTCAAGCTCGAGCCTCAAGCGGATCGTGAGAGGGTCGGAATAACGGGCATAAGCTACGGCGGCTTTATGACCAACTGGGCGGTAACTCAGAGCGACCTCTTCAAAGCTGGAATAAGCGAGAACGGCATAAGCTACTGGCTCACCAGCCACGCGTTCTCCGATATCGGCCTCTGGTACGACGTTGAGGTTATTGGAGCAAACCCGCTTGAAAACGAGAACTACAGGAAGTTAAGCCCTCTCTTCTACGCGAAGAACGTTAAGGCTCCGCTCCTCCTCATCCACTCGCTTGAGGACTACCGCTGCCCGCTCGACCAAAGTCTGATGTTCTACAACGTGCTCAGGGACATGGGCAAGGAGGCCTACATTGCGATATTCAAGAGGGGAGCTCACGGCCACAGTATACGGGGGAAGCCGAAGCACAGGGCAAAGAGGTACAAGCTCTTCGTGGAGTTCTTCGAGAGGAAGCTGAAGAAGTATGAGGAAGGCTTTGACGTTGAGGAGATCTTGAAATCCTGA
- a CDS encoding serine/threonine protein kinase, with protein sequence MFEHLIPGAVLEEFSKDLERIGVGELSPLSKGTTSVVFRAKMGEKNVIIKLQRPDSPRSNFAREADIIRALEPFGITPPLVAYGKFGSLEYIIREFAEGEIILHADLKKRHLFEIVEKTALLDRLGLDHGQIQGGKHIIVGDRIFLIDFEKANWRKPKNLTSAVAMIFLSDNTISKRVREKFGIDVDFLERMKKEVRVYKNTGKVSGLLRVLSSL encoded by the coding sequence ATGTTCGAACACCTGATACCAGGGGCAGTGTTGGAGGAGTTTTCGAAGGATCTGGAGCGGATTGGGGTCGGTGAACTCTCCCCGCTCTCGAAAGGGACTACCAGCGTGGTGTTTAGGGCAAAAATGGGTGAAAAAAACGTCATAATTAAGCTCCAGAGACCGGATTCCCCGAGGTCGAACTTCGCAAGGGAAGCGGATATAATAAGGGCCTTGGAGCCGTTTGGAATAACGCCCCCCCTCGTTGCGTACGGGAAGTTCGGGAGCCTTGAGTACATCATCCGGGAGTTCGCGGAGGGCGAGATTATCCTCCACGCGGATCTAAAAAAACGCCACCTCTTTGAAATAGTGGAGAAAACTGCCCTTCTCGACCGATTGGGACTCGACCATGGTCAGATCCAGGGCGGGAAGCACATAATAGTGGGCGATCGGATTTTCCTCATAGACTTCGAGAAGGCCAACTGGAGGAAGCCGAAGAACCTGACCTCAGCTGTGGCCATGATCTTCCTCAGCGATAACACCATCTCCAAGCGCGTCAGAGAGAAGTTTGGGATCGATGTGGATTTTCTGGAGCGGATGAAGAAAGAAGTGCGGGTTTACAAGAATACGGGGAAGGTCTCAGGACTTCTGCGCGTTCTTTCCAGTCTTTAG
- a CDS encoding Lrp/AsnC family transcriptional regulator: MVTAFILMVTAAGKEREVMEKLLAMPEVKEAYVVYGEYDLVVKVETETLKDFDQFITEKIRRMPEIQMTSTMIAI, encoded by the coding sequence ATGGTGACGGCTTTTATTTTGATGGTTACGGCCGCTGGAAAGGAAAGGGAAGTCATGGAGAAGCTTCTGGCCATGCCGGAAGTTAAGGAGGCCTACGTGGTCTACGGGGAGTACGACCTCGTCGTTAAGGTTGAGACCGAGACGCTCAAAGACTTTGACCAGTTCATCACAGAAAAGATAAGGCGCATGCCCGAGATCCAGATGACATCAACGATGATAGCCATCTGA
- a CDS encoding TIGR00153 family protein yields the protein MQVWTKLFAKSPFKPLIKHAEVVIQTVETLERALRAWYEGDYEKMKKLAVEVDRLEDVADRIKEEIRDSLSSRLMMAVAREDVLIYLHMQDKVADAAEDTAKWLLIKRPRAIPLEIKEIVLNMGTESIKAAKLVYEAIVQMDRVIESGFSESEIEKEYKIIHEIEGVESRIDGLDTELMRTVFEREDELTWGDGTYILNVARTLSNISDKAKDAAERIRLMMNK from the coding sequence ATGCAGGTGTGGACCAAACTCTTTGCGAAGAGTCCGTTTAAACCCTTGATAAAGCACGCGGAAGTGGTCATCCAGACCGTTGAGACCCTTGAGAGGGCCCTCCGGGCCTGGTACGAGGGCGACTATGAGAAGATGAAGAAGCTCGCAGTTGAGGTAGATAGGCTTGAAGACGTTGCCGACAGGATAAAAGAGGAGATAAGGGATTCTCTAAGCTCGAGGCTCATGATGGCCGTCGCGAGGGAGGACGTTCTCATATACCTCCACATGCAGGATAAGGTGGCGGATGCGGCAGAGGACACTGCAAAGTGGCTCCTGATAAAGCGCCCGAGGGCGATCCCCCTCGAGATCAAGGAGATCGTACTGAATATGGGGACGGAGAGCATTAAGGCGGCAAAGCTCGTCTACGAGGCGATAGTGCAGATGGACCGGGTGATCGAGAGCGGCTTCTCCGAATCGGAGATCGAAAAGGAGTACAAAATAATCCACGAGATAGAGGGCGTCGAGAGCAGGATAGACGGCCTTGACACGGAACTCATGAGAACCGTTTTTGAGAGGGAAGACGAGCTCACGTGGGGCGATGGAACCTACATACTGAACGTTGCCAGAACCCTCAGCAACATCTCAGATAAGGCCAAAGACGCCGCCGAGAGGATACGGCTGATGATGAACAAGTGA
- a CDS encoding inorganic phosphate transporter produces the protein MDPWLLVTIAVGFSMAWAIGANDAANSMSTAVGAKAITPKQAVVIAGVLEFTGAYFFGKSVTETIRKGIIDPAKIADPNVLIYGSVAALLAATLWLVIATKFGLPVSTTHSIIGGIVGYGIVYAGASIVNWTRMTQVVLSWILSPIIGAIIAYLVFKTFTKSIFERRDPVRSARIWSPFWIGLAFVVIGTMFYMKVLHGKDLRVGIVHYGIPVGIVIFAITYFLVRLRFPSSDPFIGVEAIFKKAQVITSGYVALAHGANDVANAIGPVAAVYAVATMGMTGMKVPVPRWILAMGGLGIAVGVATYGYRVMETVGKKITELTNTRGFTIDFSAATVVLVASWLGLPISTTHVVVGAVIGVGLARGVKAINKDIVRDIIISWFVTVPVAAVISAIIFEVLMFVG, from the coding sequence ATGGACCCATGGTTGCTGGTGACGATAGCAGTGGGCTTTTCAATGGCCTGGGCAATAGGTGCCAACGACGCGGCTAATTCGATGAGCACCGCGGTTGGTGCCAAGGCAATAACTCCGAAGCAGGCTGTCGTGATAGCTGGAGTCCTTGAGTTCACAGGTGCCTACTTCTTTGGAAAGAGCGTTACCGAGACTATACGGAAAGGGATCATAGACCCCGCCAAGATAGCGGATCCGAACGTTCTGATATACGGTTCAGTGGCCGCTCTGCTGGCCGCGACCCTCTGGCTGGTCATAGCGACGAAGTTCGGCCTTCCCGTGTCGACCACTCATTCGATCATCGGTGGGATAGTGGGTTATGGAATAGTCTACGCTGGAGCGTCAATAGTCAACTGGACCCGGATGACCCAGGTCGTCCTCAGCTGGATACTCTCCCCAATAATCGGCGCCATAATCGCCTACCTAGTCTTCAAGACGTTCACGAAGAGCATCTTCGAGCGGAGAGACCCCGTTAGAAGTGCGAGAATATGGTCCCCCTTCTGGATAGGGCTGGCCTTCGTCGTCATTGGGACCATGTTCTACATGAAGGTTCTCCACGGGAAGGACCTCAGAGTGGGGATAGTTCATTACGGAATTCCCGTGGGGATTGTGATTTTTGCGATAACCTACTTCCTCGTAAGGCTCCGCTTCCCAAGTAGCGACCCGTTCATTGGGGTTGAGGCCATATTCAAGAAAGCCCAGGTCATAACATCTGGCTACGTAGCCCTTGCCCACGGTGCCAACGACGTTGCAAACGCGATAGGTCCAGTCGCGGCAGTTTACGCCGTGGCCACTATGGGGATGACCGGGATGAAGGTTCCTGTTCCAAGATGGATCCTGGCAATGGGCGGCCTTGGCATAGCGGTTGGAGTTGCCACCTACGGCTACCGCGTCATGGAGACCGTCGGCAAGAAAATAACCGAACTTACCAACACGCGCGGCTTCACCATAGATTTCTCCGCCGCCACCGTTGTGCTAGTGGCGAGCTGGCTGGGGCTTCCAATCTCGACAACCCACGTTGTCGTTGGTGCCGTCATAGGCGTTGGGCTCGCCAGGGGAGTAAAGGCAATAAACAAGGATATCGTTAGGGACATAATAATCTCCTGGTTCGTTACGGTTCCGGTCGCGGCCGTAATAAGCGCGATCATATTCGAAGTCCTCATGTTCGTGGGGTGA
- the arcC gene encoding carbamate kinase, which produces MKKRVVIALGGNAILQRGQKGTYDEQMENVRKTAKQIVDIILDNDYEVVITHGNGPQVGALLLHMDAGQSVHGIPAQPMDVAGAMTQGQIGYMIQQAIANELRRRGVEKPVATIVTQTIVDKNDPAFQNPSKPVGPFYDEETAKRLAKEKGWTVIEDAGRGWRRVVPSPDPKGHVEAPVIVDLVEKGFIVIASGGGGVPVIEEGGQLKGVEAVIDKDLAGERLAEEVNADIFMILTDVNGAAVNYGKPDEKWLGEVTVEDLKRYYEEGHFKKGSMGPKVLAAIRFVEWGGERAVIASLDRAVEALEGKTGTQVVRG; this is translated from the coding sequence ATGAAGAAAAGGGTGGTTATAGCGCTCGGCGGAAACGCCATACTCCAGCGAGGACAGAAGGGGACCTATGATGAGCAGATGGAGAACGTCCGGAAGACCGCTAAGCAGATCGTTGACATAATACTCGATAACGATTACGAGGTTGTCATTACCCACGGCAACGGACCGCAGGTCGGTGCCCTGCTCCTCCACATGGACGCCGGGCAGAGCGTCCATGGAATTCCGGCTCAGCCGATGGACGTTGCCGGGGCCATGACCCAGGGGCAGATCGGTTACATGATCCAGCAGGCCATAGCAAACGAGCTCAGGAGGAGGGGCGTTGAAAAGCCCGTTGCAACCATTGTTACCCAGACCATCGTTGACAAAAACGACCCAGCTTTCCAGAACCCGAGCAAGCCGGTAGGTCCCTTCTACGACGAGGAAACGGCGAAAAGGCTTGCGAAGGAGAAGGGCTGGACGGTGATAGAGGACGCTGGAAGGGGATGGAGGCGCGTTGTTCCGAGCCCCGACCCGAAGGGACACGTGGAGGCTCCCGTCATAGTTGACCTCGTGGAAAAGGGGTTCATAGTGATAGCAAGCGGTGGTGGAGGCGTTCCAGTCATCGAGGAGGGAGGCCAGCTTAAGGGCGTTGAGGCTGTGATAGACAAAGACCTCGCGGGCGAGAGGCTTGCGGAGGAGGTCAACGCGGATATCTTCATGATCCTGACCGACGTGAACGGTGCGGCGGTGAACTACGGGAAACCCGACGAGAAGTGGCTTGGCGAGGTGACAGTTGAGGATCTGAAGCGCTATTATGAGGAGGGTCACTTCAAGAAGGGTAGCATGGGGCCGAAGGTTCTAGCGGCGATAAGGTTCGTCGAGTGGGGCGGGGAAAGGGCTGTTATAGCCTCCCTCGATAGGGCTGTTGAGGCCCTCGAAGGGAAGACCGGAACCCAGGTAGTTAGGGGCTGA
- a CDS encoding phytoene desaturase family protein: MRAVVIGSGIGGLLTAGFLAKNGYDVTVLEKAPYTGGRFTNLEYKGFGLSTGAFHMVPHGENGPLAHLLELLGANVTIVNSDPKGIIFYEGRLLHYRDGWKYLGWREKARAMKLLADVKRNKLPRGEEAEMSGREWIRGRIGDNEFTDLFIKSFLGWADSVLDVPAGELAREIKAALKWGGPGLVKGGCKALTDELARIVVENGGKILTRKKVVEIDAEAKKVLTADSEEFPYDVLISNIGIKETVGLIGRENFDRDYLKKVDSLKPSEGIKYNVALRGGSRVGNTVVFTLDTERINGYNEPTSISPELAPEGYALIMLHHALQSRNVKAEQKKGIDDIYRIFPNLDKEGEILLIQTYLDGNPVNRVASGQAVEEFPVENVYVVGDAYKLPGGIEVEGIALGVMRTLEKLGLGNFSEWYL; encoded by the coding sequence ATGAGGGCAGTGGTAATCGGCTCTGGAATCGGTGGACTTTTGACGGCTGGCTTTCTGGCCAAGAACGGTTACGATGTCACGGTTCTTGAGAAGGCACCCTATACAGGCGGCCGCTTCACCAATCTGGAATATAAGGGCTTTGGGCTCTCGACGGGAGCCTTCCACATGGTTCCTCACGGAGAGAACGGGCCACTGGCGCACCTACTCGAACTCCTCGGTGCGAACGTCACGATAGTGAACTCGGATCCAAAGGGGATAATATTCTACGAGGGCAGGCTCCTCCACTACCGCGACGGCTGGAAGTACCTTGGCTGGAGGGAAAAGGCCAGGGCTATGAAGCTCCTCGCGGACGTAAAGAGAAACAAGCTTCCGAGGGGAGAAGAGGCAGAGATGAGCGGGAGGGAATGGATCCGGGGGAGGATAGGGGACAACGAGTTCACGGATCTCTTCATAAAGAGCTTCCTCGGCTGGGCCGACAGCGTCCTCGACGTTCCAGCGGGAGAGCTGGCTAGGGAGATCAAAGCGGCCCTGAAGTGGGGCGGCCCTGGGCTGGTGAAGGGCGGCTGTAAGGCGCTAACCGATGAGCTTGCGAGAATTGTAGTGGAGAACGGTGGAAAGATTCTGACGCGGAAGAAGGTCGTTGAAATTGATGCCGAGGCAAAGAAGGTCCTAACGGCCGACAGCGAGGAGTTTCCGTACGACGTGCTGATTTCCAACATCGGAATCAAGGAGACCGTGGGGCTGATAGGCAGAGAAAACTTCGACCGCGACTACCTCAAAAAAGTGGATTCCCTGAAGCCGAGCGAGGGGATAAAATACAACGTCGCCCTGAGAGGTGGATCAAGGGTGGGCAACACCGTTGTCTTCACCCTCGACACGGAGAGGATAAACGGCTACAACGAGCCGACCTCGATAAGCCCTGAACTCGCTCCAGAAGGTTACGCGCTGATAATGCTCCACCACGCGCTCCAGAGCCGGAACGTTAAGGCGGAGCAGAAGAAGGGAATTGACGACATCTACAGAATCTTCCCAAACCTTGACAAAGAGGGAGAGATTCTGCTCATCCAGACCTATCTCGACGGGAACCCCGTCAACAGGGTCGCCAGCGGACAGGCCGTTGAGGAATTTCCGGTTGAGAACGTCTACGTCGTCGGCGACGCCTACAAACTCCCGGGCGGAATAGAGGTCGAAGGTATTGCCCTGGGCGTTATGAGAACCCTTGAGAAACTGGGATTGGGGAATTTCTCTGAATGGTACCTGTGA
- the gor gene encoding glyceraldehyde-3-phosphate:ferredoxin oxidoreductase has translation MKFTVLHLRLDERKVQSEEIEKGDVYGVIDYGIEIHENLGTHSVDPYDPRNVVIMGMGPFSGSILPGAHRLMFFFRSPLYGTLFPSAMGGAAYAFKNVGVDFVTFEGKAEKPVVVILYNDGSNVNVELHEIELEKLIEIWRDYKGEEGVYALTQYLIDTFGERFDFEYRVAVVGPAALNSNYGAIFSQTLRRGKRVEGSEDWAARGGSGSVLLRAHNVVGIIFGGKPRKRAFPGEDISSFRTAKGIVEGVHKKPYNDVIAEKTVKYKYNPKLKTGGTFGGNYPAEGDFVPILNWGMPYIEKEERIKIHEAIMKHYWEPFNKEAIETKNWTNCGEPCPVVCKKYANGHHIEYEPREANGPLSGVITLRASDISVPAVDAMGFDAIEFGGTAAWVLELVHRGILKPEEVGLSDKPDFTKEALIERPVEASEKNAKLVAELAHRVAFGENEIAKIIGLGKRKASVILDEKFKDRLKYGESFKDYAVFTPLGEDGEMTPTMYWAIGNYIPLPIQGRYWTFYQFGVFLEPEELAQKIIASALWEFWYDNVGWCRFHRGWMKPVLKALFMEAYGENVDMEEHARKQIKRLIEFAKKAGYTPVFWDSMRVIDLVARGSEEFGNEHWAGKFKIDKVGTAKEYLERVLDAYSEALGVEWRL, from the coding sequence ATGAAGTTCACGGTGTTGCACCTCAGGCTCGATGAGAGAAAAGTCCAAAGCGAAGAAATTGAGAAGGGGGATGTTTACGGTGTCATCGACTACGGTATTGAAATCCACGAGAACCTCGGCACTCACAGTGTAGACCCGTATGATCCCAGGAACGTCGTGATCATGGGTATGGGGCCCTTCTCGGGTTCGATCCTTCCTGGAGCGCACAGGCTCATGTTCTTCTTCCGCTCGCCGCTCTACGGAACGCTGTTTCCTTCCGCCATGGGCGGTGCCGCCTACGCCTTCAAGAACGTCGGAGTTGACTTTGTGACCTTTGAGGGCAAAGCAGAAAAGCCGGTTGTGGTCATCCTCTACAACGACGGTTCTAATGTAAACGTCGAGCTCCATGAGATTGAGCTTGAGAAGCTCATTGAGATATGGCGGGATTACAAAGGTGAAGAAGGTGTCTACGCCCTTACCCAGTACCTCATAGACACCTTCGGTGAGAGATTCGACTTTGAATACCGCGTTGCCGTCGTGGGGCCGGCCGCACTGAACAGCAACTATGGAGCGATATTCTCTCAGACCCTTAGGAGGGGCAAGCGTGTCGAGGGAAGCGAGGACTGGGCCGCTCGTGGAGGCTCCGGAAGCGTCCTCCTCAGAGCACACAACGTCGTCGGCATAATCTTCGGCGGAAAGCCGAGGAAGAGAGCCTTCCCTGGCGAGGACATCTCCTCCTTCAGAACCGCCAAGGGGATCGTTGAGGGCGTCCACAAGAAGCCATACAACGACGTCATAGCGGAAAAGACCGTCAAGTACAAGTACAACCCAAAACTGAAGACCGGCGGAACCTTCGGAGGAAACTACCCTGCCGAGGGCGATTTTGTTCCGATCCTCAACTGGGGGATGCCATACATCGAGAAGGAGGAGCGCATAAAGATCCACGAGGCTATAATGAAGCACTACTGGGAGCCCTTCAACAAAGAGGCGATAGAGACCAAGAACTGGACGAACTGCGGTGAGCCCTGTCCTGTCGTATGCAAGAAGTACGCCAACGGCCACCACATCGAGTATGAGCCGAGGGAGGCCAACGGCCCTCTCAGCGGCGTGATAACCCTCCGTGCCAGTGATATAAGCGTCCCAGCGGTTGATGCGATGGGCTTCGACGCCATAGAGTTCGGCGGAACTGCGGCGTGGGTTCTTGAGCTTGTCCACCGCGGCATACTCAAGCCGGAGGAGGTTGGACTGAGCGACAAGCCCGACTTCACGAAGGAAGCCCTCATTGAGAGGCCCGTCGAAGCGAGCGAGAAGAACGCTAAGCTGGTTGCCGAGCTTGCCCATAGAGTAGCTTTTGGAGAAAACGAGATAGCCAAGATAATCGGCCTCGGAAAGAGGAAGGCGAGCGTCATCCTCGACGAGAAGTTCAAGGACAGGCTTAAGTACGGGGAAAGCTTCAAGGACTACGCAGTTTTCACCCCGCTCGGCGAGGACGGTGAGATGACGCCGACGATGTACTGGGCGATTGGAAACTACATCCCGCTCCCGATACAGGGCCGCTACTGGACTTTCTATCAATTCGGCGTCTTCCTTGAGCCCGAGGAGCTTGCCCAGAAGATTATCGCGAGCGCCCTCTGGGAGTTCTGGTACGACAACGTCGGCTGGTGCCGCTTCCACCGCGGCTGGATGAAGCCAGTCCTCAAGGCGCTCTTCATGGAGGCCTACGGTGAGAACGTCGACATGGAGGAGCACGCAAGGAAGCAGATAAAGAGGCTCATAGAGTTCGCGAAGAAAGCAGGCTACACGCCGGTGTTCTGGGACAGCATGCGCGTCATCGACCTCGTTGCGAGGGGAAGCGAGGAGTTCGGAAACGAACACTGGGCCGGGAAGTTCAAGATAGATAAAGTAGGTACCGCAAAGGAGTACCTCGAGAGGGTGCTCGATGCCTACAGCGAGGCCCTTGGGGTGGAGTGGAGGCTCTGA
- the fbp gene encoding fructose-1,6-bisphosphate aldolase/phosphatase → MAVGDKVTISVIKADIGGWPGHSRVHPQLVETAEEVLSKAVEEGTLIDFYVATCGDDLQLIMTHKKGVDSPEVHGLAWKAFEEATKVAKELGLYGAGQDLLKDAFSGNVRGMGPGVAEMEITLRKSEPIVTFHMDKTEPGAFNLPIFRMFADPFNTAGLVIDPNMHMGFRFEVWDILKHKRVILNTPEEVYDLLALIGAKSRYVIKRVYPKEGHKIAKDEPVAVVSTEKLYEIAGEYVGKDDPVAIVRAQSGLPALGEVLEPFAFPHLVSGWMRGSHNGPVMPVPMHQANPTRFDGPPRVVALGWQISPEGKLVGPVDLFDDPAFDGARQKAVEIAEYIRRHGPFEPHRLPLEDMEYTTLPGVLKRLEDRFEKIE, encoded by the coding sequence ATGGCAGTTGGAGATAAAGTTACCATCAGTGTTATCAAGGCGGACATCGGCGGTTGGCCGGGGCACTCAAGGGTTCATCCCCAGCTGGTAGAGACCGCCGAGGAAGTTCTTTCAAAGGCCGTTGAGGAGGGAACCCTCATCGACTTCTACGTCGCCACCTGCGGCGATGACCTTCAGCTCATCATGACCCACAAGAAGGGCGTTGACAGCCCGGAGGTGCACGGCCTCGCTTGGAAGGCCTTTGAAGAGGCGACCAAGGTCGCCAAGGAGCTTGGCCTCTACGGTGCCGGCCAGGACCTTCTCAAGGATGCCTTCAGCGGCAACGTGAGGGGAATGGGACCGGGAGTTGCCGAGATGGAGATAACCCTCAGGAAGAGCGAGCCGATCGTTACCTTCCACATGGACAAGACCGAGCCTGGAGCGTTCAATCTGCCCATATTCAGGATGTTTGCGGACCCGTTCAACACCGCCGGCCTTGTCATCGATCCGAACATGCACATGGGCTTCCGCTTTGAGGTCTGGGACATCCTCAAGCACAAGCGCGTCATCCTCAACACCCCGGAGGAAGTCTACGACCTCCTTGCGCTCATCGGCGCCAAGAGTAGGTACGTCATCAAGAGGGTCTACCCCAAGGAGGGCCACAAGATAGCCAAGGACGAGCCGGTTGCGGTAGTAAGCACCGAGAAGCTCTACGAGATAGCCGGCGAATACGTTGGAAAAGACGATCCGGTAGCGATAGTCAGGGCCCAGAGCGGTCTTCCCGCCCTCGGTGAGGTTCTTGAGCCCTTCGCCTTCCCGCACCTCGTCAGCGGCTGGATGAGGGGTTCACACAACGGTCCAGTGATGCCCGTCCCGATGCACCAGGCCAACCCGACAAGGTTTGACGGCCCGCCGAGGGTTGTGGCTCTCGGCTGGCAGATCAGCCCCGAAGGAAAGCTCGTTGGTCCGGTTGACCTCTTCGACGATCCAGCTTTCGACGGTGCCAGGCAGAAGGCCGTTGAGATAGCCGAGTACATTCGCAGACACGGTCCCTTCGAGCCGCACAGGCTCCCGCTCGAGGACATGGAGTACACGACCCTTCCGGGCGTTCTGAAGAGGCTTGAGGACAGGTTCGAGAAGATCGAGTGA
- a CDS encoding helix-turn-helix domain-containing protein, translating to MLEKEKEALARRIAGEITLSSDPGKTMRKWREIFGISQTELAEHLGVSSSVISDYEGGRRKSPGAATIKKFVEALLEIDEERGGNVIKAFSRTIGVELPTSAILDIREFAIPITIAELVNAVKGEVAASKEALNRRIYGYTVVDSIQAILEMSSEEFLRLYGWTTERALVFTKVSTGRSPMIAVRVQGLKPAVVVLHGVKKLDELAVKLAEKEKIPLVISHAENETELINSLRALVEKTEKES from the coding sequence ATGCTGGAGAAGGAAAAGGAAGCCCTAGCAAGGAGAATAGCGGGAGAGATAACCCTCTCCTCCGATCCAGGAAAGACCATGAGGAAGTGGCGTGAGATCTTTGGGATAAGCCAGACGGAGCTCGCCGAACACCTCGGCGTTTCTTCTTCGGTCATAAGCGACTATGAGGGCGGGCGGAGAAAGAGCCCAGGGGCAGCTACCATCAAGAAATTCGTTGAGGCCCTCCTTGAGATAGACGAAGAGAGGGGCGGAAACGTCATAAAAGCGTTCAGCAGAACCATAGGTGTAGAACTGCCGACCTCAGCGATACTCGACATTAGAGAATTCGCGATCCCCATCACAATCGCGGAGCTGGTAAACGCCGTTAAAGGTGAGGTAGCGGCCAGTAAGGAGGCACTCAACAGACGCATTTACGGCTACACCGTGGTCGACAGCATACAGGCCATACTTGAGATGTCGTCCGAGGAGTTCCTAAGGCTCTACGGCTGGACCACTGAGAGGGCACTCGTGTTCACGAAGGTAAGCACCGGAAGGAGCCCGATGATAGCCGTCCGCGTCCAGGGACTCAAGCCCGCCGTCGTTGTCCTCCATGGCGTCAAGAAGCTCGACGAGCTGGCCGTTAAGCTGGCTGAGAAGGAGAAGATACCCCTTGTGATCTCCCACGCCGAAAACGAGACCGAGCTGATAAACAGCCTCAGGGCACTCGTGGAAAAAACGGAGAAGGAATCTTAA